The stretch of DNA CATCCCGCGAAAAAGCAGCCGATGCGCCCGAACCCCTGCGCAAGCGGAATCGCGGGCATGATGATGTTGACAAAGTCTGAAACTTTCTGCCGTTCGTCATGCAGATACCAGATGACCGCAATCGCGCCGCCGATCAGACCGCCGTAAAACACAAACCCGGACAGTATGTAGTCCTTGAAAAACTCCCCGAATGTAATTGTGCCGCCGATATTTCCGATCGCCGTGATCATCCGTCCCGCAACCGTGATCCAATAGAGCACCTTCGCCAGAATAAATCCGCCGACGAGTGCCCAGACCGACAGATAGAAGACGTCGGTCTTGAGCCCGGCGTTTTTAGTCCGTATTTTCACCGTGAAAAGCGCGGCGAAAAATCCGATCAACACCATCACGCCGTAGGTTTGGATGTGCAGTCCGAGCAAATTGATTTCCGGATACATAAAAAGATTCCTTTCAAATCAGATTTGTTTTCATACTTTCTTATTCAACCGGCAGCCTGCGTCATCGCACAAGCTCCGGTACGAACTTCAGATAATCCGCCGAGATCAACCGGAACTCGATGCCTTCATGCGGCCCGGTCATGGCCTTTTTATGGCTCTGTGCATGCAGATGGCCGTAATAACACCGTTTGATGCCGTTTTCAATCAGCACGTCCATGATCTCATTGCAGCGGTATTCTCCGTAGAGCGGGGGATAGTGCAAAAAAACCACGGGTTCCAATCCTGTTTTTTTTGCCGCTTCAACCGACATCCGCAGCCGCCCGACCTCGCGGTTTAAAACTTTTTTATCGGCGCTGTCGGCGAGGTCATAAAACCACCCGCGCGTCCCGCATACGGCGATATTCCCGGCGGCCTCGGCGCTGTTGTGGATGAATTTGATCGTCGAAAACCCATTCAAAGCCAGAAACTCATTCATCTTTTTGACGGTGTTCCACCAATAATCGTGATTGCCTTTCATGATATACTTTGTTCCGGGCAGCGCGTTGACAAACGCAAAATCGGCTTTCGCCCGGGCAAGGTCCATCGCCCAGCTGATGTCGCCCGGGAGCACAACGAAATCACTGTCCCTGATGAGTTTATTCCACGAAGCTTCGAGACGGCCGGTATAATCGTTCCAGCCGCCGAAGATATTCATCGGTTTATCAACCGAAAACGAAAGATGCAGATCCGCTATCGTAAAAACGCCCATGTAGCCCCCAGAAAAATGTCCGTGATGTTATTTTAGCATACATAAATAAGCCCGTCAAATCGCACAATAAAACAGGAGTTCCCCGAAACGGAACAGAAAAACGCGAAAGGAACAGGCCGATATGGAATACACGGAAAAAACCCCCGGCGGGGACAAAATTGACTGCGGGGTGCAAAACTGTATTTATCACAGCGGTAAGAAGGAATGCAGCGCGAAAGCCATCAAAGTCGGGCCGGGTGCCGCAAAACGCAGCGAACAGACCTTCTGTGACACCTTTAAATCCCGTGAATCCGGTGAACCGCCGTAGCGAATAAATATTTTGAG from Oscillospiraceae bacterium encodes:
- a CDS encoding metallophosphoesterase; translated protein: MGVFTIADLHLSFSVDKPMNIFGGWNDYTGRLEASWNKLIRDSDFVVLPGDISWAMDLARAKADFAFVNALPGTKYIMKGNHDYWWNTVKKMNEFLALNGFSTIKFIHNSAEAAGNIAVCGTRGWFYDLADSADKKVLNREVGRLRMSVEAAKKTGLEPVVFLHYPPLYGEYRCNEIMDVLIENGIKRCYYGHLHAQSHKKAMTGPHEGIEFRLISADYLKFVPELVR
- a CDS encoding DUF1540 domain-containing protein, which encodes MEYTEKTPGGDKIDCGVQNCIYHSGKKECSAKAIKVGPGAAKRSEQTFCDTFKSRESGEPP